A region of the Spirochaetota bacterium genome:
TCTTCCGGAGTTTCTAAAAAACCTTGAGTTTATTTCTGATATCGTGAATGAGAGTAGGTATAGTAACCACCTATTACCTCCTTCGTCAATTGATGAACTAAAGGAGAATGTTGAACAGATTGTCTCAAAGATAAAAGTAAAGGTTAGGATGATTGAGGACTACAGAGGTACCATCTAGAAATAATATTTGAACTATTTTATTTGATGTTTATGATTTTTTGTGCTCTGAGTGAACTAGGATGCAAGTTCAAATTTTCATCTAGGTTAATGGATAGACTTACTTTTTACTTACTATCTTTTGTTCTGGATATTATCCATCAGTTTAAAAACTTCACCTCACAGCAGAAACTTTAGATGGTTGTTAAGAGGAATACTTTTCAGTCTAGGTAGAGACCATATGAGTGAAATAAAAATCTCAAGTATGGTGATAGTTTTGGAATCTAATTGAACTACTAGTGTATGATTTTAAAGTCAAGAGAGTAGTTAAAATTTACTTTTTTATCTCAACTAAAAATCTTGTTGTGCAGAAGTAGTTAGCGCCTGCGTGATGTATCAGGACTATATCCTTTTCTTCTAGTAGCCAGTGGTCTGAAAAAAGAGTATCTTCAACTGTTGCTCGTCGTGCTTCTCCCATTATCATAGCATGTTTTTGCATCGGAACTATTGATTTCACAACAAACTCAACATTTGCTATACAATTATCAAGAATAGGTGAATTGATGTACTTACCTTTTGAGTATGGTATTTTAAACTCTTCAAATTTATCTAAGTATCTTCCTGAAATACTCCCGACCTTTTTGACAATATCAAGTATTTCAGCGGTTGGAGTATTCAAAGCGAACTCTCCAGATTTGTCTATGAGTTCAAAAGTAAATGAACTTTTATCAAGGGAAAGCATAACTAACGGAGGGTCCTTCTCAACAGGTGTTATCCATGCGACTGTGGAAACATTCTTTATTCCACCATACTCAACACTGACGAGTTGAACATTACCTAGGTTGAATATTCTGCTGGTTAGACTTAAGTCTATATCTATTTTCATATACACACTCCTAGTATCTCTTTACAAGTATTTCATCAATTATTCCATACTCTTTAGCTTCTTGAGGAGACATATAGAAATCTCTGTCGGTATCTTTTTGCACTCTCTGTAGTGGTTGTCCTGTATGCTCTGCGAGGATTTTGTTCAATAAGTCTCTCATTCTTAGTATCTCTTTTGCTTGTATTTCTATATCTGTTGCCTGTCCTTGTGCTCCTCCTAGTGGTTGGTGTATCATGATTCTTGAATGGGGTAAGGCGAATCTCTTACCTTTCGTTCCAGCAGATAGTAGTATCGCAGCCATTGACGCAGCCTGTCCGAGACAGATTGTAACTACATCCGGTTTTATGTATTGCATAGTGTCGTATATAGCAAGACCAGCAGTAACTAATCCACCAGGACTATTTATGTAAAAGTGGATTTCCTTATCTGGGTCTTCTGCTTCAAGAAACAGAAGCTCCGCTATTATCAAGTTTGCTATATCTTCTGTGATTTCAGACCCTAGTATCACTATCCTATCCTTCAGGAGTCTAGAGTATATATCGTATGCTCTTTCACCTCTGCCTGTGGTTTCAACTATCATCGGTATTATGTAGTTCTTCTCTTTCATTCAAATCCTCCGACTTAAAATGTATATAAAGTATATAATCAAAAAGAATATTCTTTTCAAGTTTTTACCTTGTAGTTAAGGTAGATTGCATAAGATACAAATATTAGGTTAGGTATCCATACCGCAACGATTGGTGGTAAGATCCTGTTTTCACCTAGCCATACACCCCCAAGGAATGTTATAAAGTATAGAACGTACCTTATAACAGACTGGAAGACCATATTAACGAATGTTAGGTTCCTTGAGATGACTGTTACGAAACCCAGAGAAATTAAAACGGATATTAGTAGAGAGAAAGATAGACTAGGTCTTGATAGCATCTGCATAAGCCTTTGATAGTATCCACTACTTCCAAATACAAATTTTGTAGCAAGGGACTTGTTGAGTTCTTGAGTCATTTCTGACATAGTCAAAAACATAAAGTCATACTTCATCGGAAAGAAGAAACTGGGTTCGTCCAATTTGAAATCAGGAGTATATGTGTTTAACTTCTTTCTTGATACTAGTTCGGTTTTTTTGTCAAATTCTGTTATTTCAGCATCGTAGAGTATCCAGTTTTTAATTTTTTCATCCCACTTACCATATCTAGCAGTTATAGTGTATTGAACCAATCCTCCCTCAAATCTCTTTGACTCAAAATCAATACCTCCGGTGTATTCGTAGAACTTATTTATTCTTACATCTCTCATCTCACCACTTCTAGAAACGAAACCAATCTCTACATAAGTGACGAGTTTGTTTTGACTCTTTAAGGGTTCCTTTATGTTCTCTATATACTCACTGTCAAGAAAACTCAAATCTCCCCATACCTTAACTCTTTCTATCTTCCTTGATTCCTTACCAGCCGCAGTCATAACCTGATCTAAGAACAGAAAGTATAGAATTGAGATTAGTATCGTTATGGTTATGAAAGGGGCAAAAAGTCTTTTAAGACTTACACCAGCATTTACGATTGCTACTAGTTCAAAGTTTCTAGACATTCTTGAAACGACATAAGATATGCTTATCAACATGCAGAGTGGTGCTAGGTAGGAATAGAGATGAGGTCCTCTAAGGACATAAACTAGGAGTATGTATTCAAATTTGTTTCTCAAAACATCTGGATTTGCTAGAAACCAATTCATATCCATCACTAAGTTGAAAACAACGGCAAGGAGTGTGAGTGATACGGAAGAAACTAGGAATGCGAATAGGAACTGTTTTATGATGTATTTTTGTATTCTACGAAACTCAAATCCACTTTTTATGTATTCCCAGGTAATGTTAAGAAAATTTTTTGATATTTCGGCATAGTTATATTTTGAGATCTTTTGAATGATTGACATTATTCTGCTTAACATAACCATTCATTCAAATCCTAAACAAGAGTATAATGCTTTGGCAAGTAGAGTAAAACAAGAAAATCTATCTTTGAAAGAATTTGTACATTACATACAAAATCTGTTTTGAAGGTTTGGAGGTAGTTATGGGAATGTTGGTAAAATATCATCTTTACGCACCAGGACCTGTTGAGATACCACCTGAAGTTCTTACAGAGATGTCTAAACCAATCTTCCATCATAGAACATCTCAATTCAGTGATGTGCTTGTGAATGCATGGGAAGGGCTAAAGTATGTGTTTCAGACAAAACAGCATGTCCATATTCTGTCATCTTCGGGAACTGGTGCGATGAATGCAGCAGTTGAAAACACACTATCAGAAGGGGATAAGGTGATAGTTTTGAGTTTTGGAAAGTTTGGTGAAAGATGGGAGAAAATAGCAAAGTCCTATAGACTTAATGTCATAACATTAAAGAAGGACTACGGATATTGTGTTGAACCAGATGAGGTTGAAAAAGCACTGAAGGAAAATCCTGATACAAAAGCAGTTTTGCTTCAGCATTGTGAAACTTCAACAGGAGTATCATCTGACCTAAAGGAGATAGCAAATATAGTTAAGAAGACAGATGCTTTACTGATAGTTGATGGTATAACATCGGTAGGATGCGATGAAGTTAAGATGGATGAGTGGAGTATTGATGTTCTAATAGGGGGGTCTCAAAAGTCATTTATGATACCTCCAGGATTATCCTTTATTGCGCTATCTGAGAAAGCAAGGAAATATATGGAGAAATCTAATCTACCAAAATTTTATTTCAACCTAAAGGAAGAGGAAAAGGCTTTGGTGGATAAAACAACTGCTTGGACACCTGGTATAACTTTGATCATGGCTCTCAACAAGGCTATAGAACTTATGAAGAAGGAGGGTCTAGAAAACGTTATAAAAAGGCATAGAGTGATTGCAGAAGCAGTTAGGGAAGGTGTGAAAGCGATAGGGTTAAATCTTTTCTGTAAGTATAGGCTATTTTCTAATTCAGTTACGGCGGTTGAAGTTCCACAAGGGATAGATGGAACTAAAATTCCAAAGCTTATGAGAAACAAATATGGTGCTGAAATTGCGGGAGGTCAGGGTAGTATGAAGGGACAGATATTCAGGCTTGGACATCTTGGATATGTTGATAAGGGTGATGTTGTTGTGATGCTTCAAGCATTGGAATTCACACTACGTGAGCTTGGATACAAGTTCAACATAGGAGATAGCATATCAGCAGCTAATAAGATCATCTTTGATAAGTACGAATTCTAGAAATTTATCTTGGTTTGCGCGAAAAATTCTTTTGATTGTAGAAAAAGTTGTATATACTTATATATTATTATATATCGTTTAGGAGGTATATATGAGAAAGACTCTATCGTTTGGAATATTGTTGTTGGTGATAATAGGACTGCTTGGTTGTCCTGCTCCAAGACCTGATGAAGAACTTAAACTAGCGAAGGAGAAACTGGAGCAAGCACAGAAGGAGGAAGCTCCAACCTTCGCTAAAGAAGACTTTGACAGAGCCAAGAAAAATTATATAGATGCAACTAACCTAGTTGAGCAGGGAAAGAACGAGGATGCTAAAAAGAGAGCATTGGTATCAATAACAAATTCAGAAACTGCAATCCTTAATTCAAGAAGAGTAAGAGCGCAGAATGAACTAACAAAACTTGACGGTTTGATAAAAGAATCCTCATCACTCAGGATGGATGTGGTTTATCCAGATAGTTACAATTCCTACACTAATTCATACCAAGTCTCACTTGATCTATTCAATAAATCAAACTATGTTGAGTCTATACAGAATTCAAGGAAGACTATTTCCGAGGTTGAAGTAACTCTTAAAGAACTGAAAGATAAGTGGAATACTGCTAGGACTGAACTAGGTAGAGCAACTTCAAGAACTGAAAGACTAAAAAGGATCGCAAGGTGGCTTTCATCTGAAGTTCAGGAAATTGAAAGTCTGGTAGTTGAAGCAAGGAAGTTGTTGGATGAAGCAAAACTTGATGATAGTATTCAGAAATCCAGAGAAGCAAATGCGAAACTTGATGAACTTACAGGAAAACTTAGACAGAGAAACGAACAAGAATTAGATAATACTGGAAGCAGAATGAAAGAGTTGAAAATAAATAAGATACAAATAAAGTTTATGTATTTTGCTAGGTCTATTGAAGAGATAGCATATTCAAAAATGGTAGATACTGATAAGAGAATAGCACTTATGTATGAAGAGACTGCAAAACCTACTGAGCAGAAGAATATATCACAAATGACAGACCAAGAACTAGAAGAATACAAAATATCGCTTGAATCTGAGGTTTCAAACCTTGCACAGGAGATAAAAACACTTTATAACCAAGCGCAACAAGACTATACTAACGGTAATTATGAGGACTCACTTGAGAAACTAGATAGAGTTAATCAATTACTTGACATATATTCCCTAAAGAAATCAGAGATTAATCTAGTGGTTAAGGAGATAGAAAATAGGAAGGCTAGGGTAACAAAAGAAACAAAAGTAACACCAGCACCTAAAAAAGTCTCAGCTTACTCTGTAAAAAGTGGTGACTTTCTCTCAAAGATAGCAGGTAATTTATTCGGAGGTGCCTATTGGTGGTGGCCCAAAATATTCACTGCTAACAGAGATAAGATAAAAGATCCCGATGTGATTGAAGTTGGAATTGAACTAGTTATACCTGCTATTCCAGAGGAATAGATGTCCTATGAAATAATATCTGATGATGATATTGTTTCATTACTAATAGAAAAGAGCAACGAAAGCAAACAGAAGGCGTTTAATCTAGCATACGACAAATATTTGAATTTTGTCTATGACTTTGGAAGGACAATGGGCATACCCAAAGACCACTGTGATGACTTCGTTCAGGAAGTTTTTTTTAGACTTTTTAGAAAAATTCACAAGTTCAACACTAAAAAAAGATTTTTTCCATGGTTCTACTCGCTAGTAAGAAACTGTTGCTATGATTACATTAAATACCTTGAGAAGCATAAAGATATAGATTATAGGATAGAGAATTATGTATATAACCCCTATGAGTTTGAGATAGAGACTATAAACTATGTTAGAGACATAATCTCAAGGCTTCCAAATGATGAAAGAGAGGTAATATTCTTAAGATTTTACCAAGATTTATCTGTTGATGAGATTACACAAATTCTTGGATACTCAACTAGAAAAGTGTATAATATTATTGATAAAGCACTTAAGGAAATAGAGAAACATTGGTCTGAAAAATAGTTATGGAAATCATTAGAGTTGAGGGACTTTACAAGTCGTTTGGTTCTCATCAAGTTTTGAGGGACATAAACTTTTCAATTGACAGTGATAGGTTGCTAATTATTGGGCGAAGCGGGATGGGTAAGAGTGTTTTAATAAAGAGTATTGTTAGGCTTCTGGAACCTGACAGGGGTAGAGTGTTTTTGAACGGTGTTGAAGTAACATCTTTGAGTGAGAGACAACTTGAAGAGTTGTGGAGGGAGGTTGGGTTTCTTTTTCAGAGTGGTGCTTTGTTTGACTATATGAATGTTGAGGAGAATATTCTTTTCGTTCTTGAGAATGTTAGAGGTATAACGGGAGATAAGGCGAAGAAGAGAGTTAAGGAAGTTTTGGAAATGGTAGGGCTGCCGAATGTAGGAAACAAAATGCCGTCTGAGTTGAGTGGTGGTATGAGAAAGCGGGTAGCACTCGCTAGAACAATCTCAACTTATCCTAGCATCCTGTTTCTTGATGAGCCTACCACAGGTCTTGATCCAATAACATCAGACTATGTTATCTCATCAGTGATAGAATTAAAAGACTACCTTGGTATTCCAATAGTTGTAGTCACTCACGACGTTGAGGTAATGAAGAAAATTAGTGGTAAAGTAATTATGATTGAAAACTCTCAGATTGTCTTCTTTGGAGACTTTGAAGATATGATTAGAAACGGTAATGAATACATAAGACAGTTCTTGAATGGGCTCTCTGAAGGCCCCATAAATGTAGTCTGATAAGTTTGTAGTTTGAAGATGTCTTGGTCTTTGTGATCTTGACTTCAAGGTATTAGACATTATCCATAAATTTTGAAAATTTATCGTTTTATGAGTGTTGGTCATTAAAGCAAGTTAGGATGGTTTATTCTAGATGATTAACAGTCTAGAGTTGTCTTTATAGTTCAAGAACACTATGCTTTTTCTCTAAGTAGTAAATATAATGCGGGTATTGTTAGAACAATGTTTGACCACCAAGCACCGATAACTGGGTCTAGATCTCCGTTTCTAATGGGTATTTCTGAGATGAAAGTAAGGTAAGTTTGTATAAGTATAATAATTATACCGATTATGAGAGAACCACCTTTTCCAGTTCTAACCTTGACCATTATTCCGAATACAAAACCTATGAGCCCATAAACAATTGCTGACACAGGTATTGATGTCTTCTTATGCTGCTCAAAGATAAATATATTGTAATTTACCATTTCTGGGGAGGTATTGAGAGACTTTATTTTTATACTTAGTTCTGAAATATTGCTTAATGTTGAATTAAAATGTTTTTTAGCGTTTTCTCTAGCATTTTCATCCTTAAGAAGTGAGAAAATATATTCAGGTAAGGTTGTAATTATCTTTTTATAGTTTTCAATTAGTTTTTCATTCAGTGAGGATAAAGTCTTAAGTGTTGATTTTAAGTTCGTTTGTTCCTTCATTTTTTCAATTATCTTTTCGGTTTTGTATCTTGACATAAGTCTTGGTTGGAGTTCTGTGTTGTAGGTTGGAATGTAGGATACTTCGTAGTCTATTCTTAATTCAGCTTCCTTAAACTGTGATGAGAATATACTGCCATCGGATGATTTGTCAATGTAAGTTCCGTTAAACAGTAGAATAGAATAGTAAGGAACATCGCCAGTTGATATTATTCTTCCTGTATTTGCTTTAATTATTTTCTCACTGTTTTTGGTTTTCTGATATATTTCAACACCTTTCATCTCACCACCTTGTAGTTCCTCAAAACCAATATTGAAGTCTCCAATCTTGGGAAACTCCCCGGGGTTTATGTCAATAAAAGGTTTTTCAACTCTCATCTTTATCATTGACCTTATATACATTTCATTACCTTTTATCAGAACTGTGTCAAAGAAAGTGTAGGTTATACTTCCTATAAGTAATGAGAATACCAGAACTGGTAAGAATAGTCTTGTTTTCCTAATGCCACTGGACCTCAAGACAAGTATCTCTAGGTTGAGTGAGAGTTTGTTAAAGGTAAGCAAAGTTGCCATTATCATACCTGCAGGTATCGTTATAGCCATCGTGAAAGGAAGACTGTAAAAGAATATGCTTAAGGTAGTAGTGAGTTGTGCGCCTTTCTGAATATATTGAACATATATTAGGTATACCTCCTTTAACCACACAACCAGTGAGATTATGAGAAACGAAACTACATAGCTTATTGCTAGATCCTTATATACCATTATATCGTATCTCTTTAAAGGTATATAACTAGAATTTATGTGTGAGATAACTCTCTTGAGGACATTTTTGACGGCTGAAGTAATAACATTAAGTGTCTTCATCTTCTTATCAAGCCTGGAGGATATTTTAATTGAGAGTATTTTTAAAATACATTTTACGAAAGGTTTTAGTTTTCTTGAAAAGAGGAGTTATTTTATTTAAGAATGAATGAAGATAGGAGGAGTGTAGGTATGAATGCTATTTTGGTAGTCAGGTTAGTTATTCTAATGGTATTGACACTATTTGTATCTTTACGTTCGTTTTCTAATGTGCTTATCGTTAGTGAAACTCCGCTCAAGGGCAAGGTTACATTAAGCCAAGAAGATATTGACTTTGTGAATACTCTAGTTACATATTCTCTTAATGACCTTTCAGATATTTTACCATATGGATATATAGATATAACTACTGCGCAGGATTGGTATAATTCTGTGGTTGATATAGTGAATGCTACGAATACTAATGTGGTTATGGTTAAAGGTAAGCCGAGTGTTCCGAAACCACTTCCTAAACTAAAGATAACTACACTCAATGCTCAAGCACTCTCAACATTAACTAAACTTATTCCAGATATAAAAGGTGCTGTAATTTCATCTTACAGCGTAGCAGGTAATGTTCTTAAAGTAAGTATTCAATATCTTGACCAAACAGGTAAGGCAGTAAATAGAAAGAATGTTGATATACCTCTTGCGATCTTGAAAGACAGGGATAGTGTTTTACTACAGGTTAAGGAAAACATGGTTGATTTGCTTAATGCTTGGAAATTCTATTATTACGATCCTAAAAGGACAGCAACGGTAAATATCAGTGTCAAGCCTACACCAAAGGATCTGTCAATACTAGTGAAGCCTGATAATCTTCAACTGAAACCTGGTAAGAATACTCTTAACGAAGGTGAATACACTCTTTTAGTATCTGCTTCTGGCATTCAACCTATAATAACGAATATCCTAGTTCCTCCTGGTGGAAACATAAACTTGAGTTTCAACCTTCTACCAGCACAGAAAATAGATAGCCCAGTTCCAGTCGGAACTGTTTATATAGATGCTAATGTAAAAGGTGTTCCTCTTATAATAGCAGAAGGTAATATCTTTGGAACAACACCATTGACAACAAACCTAACCGAAGGAGTAAAGAATTTGATCTTCCAACAGACACCTACAACACTACTCAAGTCTGCCCAGATTGAAGTGAAACCAAATCAACTTAATTACTACTACATAAACCTAGAGAGAGTAGGTGCTGGTGTAAATATAATAGCAGATAACAATTCCTACGTTGTCATAAACAGAAAACTTGAAGGGATTGTAACAGCAGGTAGTTATTCAAGGAGTTTGACAAGGGGTATCCATACC
Encoded here:
- a CDS encoding flavin reductase family protein, which gives rise to MKIDIDLSLTSRIFNLGNVQLVSVEYGGIKNVSTVAWITPVEKDPPLVMLSLDKSSFTFELIDKSGEFALNTPTAEILDIVKKVGSISGRYLDKFEEFKIPYSKGKYINSPILDNCIANVEFVVKSIVPMQKHAMIMGEARRATVEDTLFSDHWLLEEKDIVLIHHAGANYFCTTRFLVEIKK
- the clpP gene encoding ATP-dependent Clp endopeptidase proteolytic subunit ClpP, which codes for MKEKNYIIPMIVETTGRGERAYDIYSRLLKDRIVILGSEITEDIANLIIAELLFLEAEDPDKEIHFYINSPGGLVTAGLAIYDTMQYIKPDVVTICLGQAASMAAILLSAGTKGKRFALPHSRIMIHQPLGGAQGQATDIEIQAKEILRMRDLLNKILAEHTGQPLQRVQKDTDRDFYMSPQEAKEYGIIDEILVKRY
- a CDS encoding LptF/LptG family permease, giving the protein MVMLSRIMSIIQKISKYNYAEISKNFLNITWEYIKSGFEFRRIQKYIIKQFLFAFLVSSVSLTLLAVVFNLVMDMNWFLANPDVLRNKFEYILLVYVLRGPHLYSYLAPLCMLISISYVVSRMSRNFELVAIVNAGVSLKRLFAPFITITILISILYFLFLDQVMTAAGKESRKIERVKVWGDLSFLDSEYIENIKEPLKSQNKLVTYVEIGFVSRSGEMRDVRINKFYEYTGGIDFESKRFEGGLVQYTITARYGKWDEKIKNWILYDAEITEFDKKTELVSRKKLNTYTPDFKLDEPSFFFPMKYDFMFLTMSEMTQELNKSLATKFVFGSSGYYQRLMQMLSRPSLSFSLLISVLISLGFVTVISRNLTFVNMVFQSVIRYVLYFITFLGGVWLGENRILPPIVAVWIPNLIFVSYAIYLNYKVKT
- a CDS encoding alanine--glyoxylate aminotransferase family protein, which encodes MGMLVKYHLYAPGPVEIPPEVLTEMSKPIFHHRTSQFSDVLVNAWEGLKYVFQTKQHVHILSSSGTGAMNAAVENTLSEGDKVIVLSFGKFGERWEKIAKSYRLNVITLKKDYGYCVEPDEVEKALKENPDTKAVLLQHCETSTGVSSDLKEIANIVKKTDALLIVDGITSVGCDEVKMDEWSIDVLIGGSQKSFMIPPGLSFIALSEKARKYMEKSNLPKFYFNLKEEEKALVDKTTAWTPGITLIMALNKAIELMKKEGLENVIKRHRVIAEAVREGVKAIGLNLFCKYRLFSNSVTAVEVPQGIDGTKIPKLMRNKYGAEIAGGQGSMKGQIFRLGHLGYVDKGDVVVMLQALEFTLRELGYKFNIGDSISAANKIIFDKYEF
- a CDS encoding LysM peptidoglycan-binding domain-containing protein, with translation MRKTLSFGILLLVIIGLLGCPAPRPDEELKLAKEKLEQAQKEEAPTFAKEDFDRAKKNYIDATNLVEQGKNEDAKKRALVSITNSETAILNSRRVRAQNELTKLDGLIKESSSLRMDVVYPDSYNSYTNSYQVSLDLFNKSNYVESIQNSRKTISEVEVTLKELKDKWNTARTELGRATSRTERLKRIARWLSSEVQEIESLVVEARKLLDEAKLDDSIQKSREANAKLDELTGKLRQRNEQELDNTGSRMKELKINKIQIKFMYFARSIEEIAYSKMVDTDKRIALMYEETAKPTEQKNISQMTDQELEEYKISLESEVSNLAQEIKTLYNQAQQDYTNGNYEDSLEKLDRVNQLLDIYSLKKSEINLVVKEIENRKARVTKETKVTPAPKKVSAYSVKSGDFLSKIAGNLFGGAYWWWPKIFTANRDKIKDPDVIEVGIELVIPAIPEE
- a CDS encoding sigma-70 family RNA polymerase sigma factor, which codes for MSYEIISDDDIVSLLIEKSNESKQKAFNLAYDKYLNFVYDFGRTMGIPKDHCDDFVQEVFFRLFRKIHKFNTKKRFFPWFYSLVRNCCYDYIKYLEKHKDIDYRIENYVYNPYEFEIETINYVRDIISRLPNDEREVIFLRFYQDLSVDEITQILGYSTRKVYNIIDKALKEIEKHWSEK
- a CDS encoding ATP-binding cassette domain-containing protein — protein: MEIIRVEGLYKSFGSHQVLRDINFSIDSDRLLIIGRSGMGKSVLIKSIVRLLEPDRGRVFLNGVEVTSLSERQLEELWREVGFLFQSGALFDYMNVEENILFVLENVRGITGDKAKKRVKEVLEMVGLPNVGNKMPSELSGGMRKRVALARTISTYPSILFLDEPTTGLDPITSDYVISSVIELKDYLGIPIVVVTHDVEVMKKISGKVIMIENSQIVFFGDFEDMIRNGNEYIRQFLNGLSEGPINVV
- a CDS encoding LptF/LptG family permease, which encodes MKTLNVITSAVKNVLKRVISHINSSYIPLKRYDIMVYKDLAISYVVSFLIISLVVWLKEVYLIYVQYIQKGAQLTTTLSIFFYSLPFTMAITIPAGMIMATLLTFNKLSLNLEILVLRSSGIRKTRLFLPVLVFSLLIGSITYTFFDTVLIKGNEMYIRSMIKMRVEKPFIDINPGEFPKIGDFNIGFEELQGGEMKGVEIYQKTKNSEKIIKANTGRIISTGDVPYYSILLFNGTYIDKSSDGSIFSSQFKEAELRIDYEVSYIPTYNTELQPRLMSRYKTEKIIEKMKEQTNLKSTLKTLSSLNEKLIENYKKIITTLPEYIFSLLKDENARENAKKHFNSTLSNISELSIKIKSLNTSPEMVNYNIFIFEQHKKTSIPVSAIVYGLIGFVFGIMVKVRTGKGGSLIIGIIIILIQTYLTFISEIPIRNGDLDPVIGAWWSNIVLTIPALYLLLREKA